The following are encoded together in the Ignavibacteriales bacterium genome:
- a CDS encoding CPBP family intramembrane metalloprotease: protein MDGQQEIEPDNHDPNEKHSGEIQRVKNSDNIEMNFDFSPIAAGFIGLFGGFFLYQFVGGFLTLLVLGFDIENAPVTPMRLMTIAGQILFILLPALLFAKFFYNNVSAVMRIKIPKLKEFSLFTIGIVLLTPLLQTYLYIQNYFIEVLAKNNQSVQTLKSFFDSLDQLVEKTYGELLNANSFPEMLFVIIAAAIVPALCEESMFRGFIQKSFELKIKPFYAALITAIFFGLYHFNPYGLLPLIALGLFFGFAAYKSNSILIPIFLHFINNLTAVILYFIFGEEELNNSAVLSGEDLLNQSILFLILILFFTALIISITKYYNKQSQGEENAGMPEL, encoded by the coding sequence ATGGACGGACAACAAGAAATAGAACCTGATAATCACGATCCAAACGAAAAGCATTCCGGTGAAATTCAGCGGGTGAAAAATTCAGATAATATTGAAATGAATTTTGATTTTTCACCAATAGCAGCAGGATTTATTGGACTGTTCGGCGGATTTTTTCTTTACCAATTTGTTGGCGGATTTTTAACTCTTTTGGTTTTAGGGTTTGATATTGAGAATGCACCCGTCACTCCGATGCGGTTGATGACAATTGCAGGACAGATTTTATTTATACTTCTCCCGGCACTGCTGTTCGCAAAGTTTTTTTACAATAATGTTTCGGCAGTGATGAGAATTAAAATTCCTAAACTAAAAGAGTTTAGTCTTTTTACGATTGGAATTGTATTACTGACTCCCCTGCTTCAAACATATCTTTATATTCAAAATTATTTTATAGAAGTTCTTGCAAAAAATAATCAGTCTGTTCAAACGCTAAAATCATTTTTTGACTCTCTCGATCAGCTTGTTGAAAAAACTTACGGCGAATTACTAAATGCAAACTCGTTCCCCGAAATGTTGTTCGTAATAATAGCTGCTGCAATTGTACCCGCTCTCTGCGAAGAATCAATGTTTCGCGGGTTCATCCAAAAAAGTTTCGAGCTGAAGATAAAACCATTTTATGCAGCTTTAATTACTGCAATATTTTTTGGGCTGTACCATTTTAATCCTTATGGTTTGTTGCCGCTAATTGCATTGGGCTTGTTTTTTGGATTTGCTGCTTATAAAAGTAATTCGATTTTAATTCCAATCTTTTTACATTTTATTAATAATCTTACTGCTGTCATTCTTTATTTTATTTTTGGCGAAGAAGAGCTGAACAACTCCGCTGTTTTAAGCGGCGAGGATTTACTTAATCAATCGATTTTATTCTTGATTCTAATATTATTTTTTACAGCTTTAATCATATCAATAACGAAATATTATAATAAACAATCGCAAGGAGAAGAAAATGCCGGTATGCCCGAATTGTAA
- the rimO gene encoding 30S ribosomal protein S12 methylthiotransferase RimO has product MKSREHKINVLTLGCSKNTVDSERLLNQLKLNNFSISESPENADTLIINTCGFIESAKKESIDTILNAVALKNEGKLKEVMVVGCLSERYKDDLRKEIPEVDSYFGTEAYEAILKELGGELKRELIGERRLTTPAHTAYLKISEGCDHPCSFCAIPIMRGGHKSVPIEQLVKETESLAAKGVKELVIIAQDTTDYGKDIYDRRNIVELLDKLSKVVGIEWIRIMYAYPSHFPDELINEIAANPKICKYIDIPLQHISDKVLKSMRRGVTSANTKALVKKLREKIPGLTLRTTIIVGYPNETEEDFNDLIKFVEESKFDRLGVFTFSPEENTTSFPLGDPISSKEKLRRREVIMELQKEISFSNNLKFVGKKIKVLIESLEGQYYIGRSYRDAPEVDGEVLILSEGNKLDIGNFYDVEIYDNNEYDLFGKIIF; this is encoded by the coding sequence ATGAAGTCACGCGAACATAAAATAAATGTACTTACATTAGGCTGTTCAAAAAATACAGTTGATTCAGAGCGGCTGCTTAACCAATTGAAGTTGAATAACTTCAGTATTTCCGAATCACCTGAAAATGCAGATACACTTATTATTAATACCTGCGGTTTTATCGAGTCGGCTAAAAAGGAATCTATTGATACAATACTAAACGCTGTCGCTCTTAAAAATGAGGGTAAGTTGAAAGAGGTGATGGTAGTCGGATGTCTATCAGAAAGATATAAAGATGATTTGCGAAAAGAGATTCCGGAAGTTGACAGCTATTTCGGGACTGAAGCTTACGAAGCAATATTAAAAGAACTCGGCGGCGAATTAAAACGTGAATTAATTGGTGAACGCCGCTTAACTACACCGGCGCACACAGCTTATCTGAAAATCTCAGAAGGCTGTGACCATCCTTGCTCCTTTTGTGCCATCCCAATTATGAGGGGAGGGCATAAATCAGTACCCATTGAGCAGCTTGTTAAAGAGACAGAATCTCTTGCGGCAAAAGGGGTAAAAGAATTAGTAATAATTGCTCAGGATACAACTGACTATGGGAAAGATATTTATGATAGGCGAAATATTGTTGAACTTCTCGATAAATTAAGCAAGGTGGTGGGAATAGAATGGATAAGAATAATGTATGCATATCCATCTCATTTTCCCGATGAATTGATCAATGAAATTGCTGCTAACCCCAAAATTTGTAAATACATTGATATACCGTTGCAGCATATTTCGGATAAAGTTTTGAAATCAATGCGGCGTGGTGTTACTTCAGCAAATACAAAAGCACTCGTCAAAAAATTGAGAGAAAAAATTCCGGGTTTAACTTTACGTACTACAATAATAGTTGGTTATCCAAATGAAACGGAAGAAGATTTTAACGACTTGATAAAGTTTGTTGAGGAATCAAAATTCGACAGGCTGGGTGTATTTACTTTTTCGCCGGAAGAGAATACTACAAGCTTCCCGCTTGGCGATCCAATTTCATCCAAAGAAAAATTGAGAAGAAGAGAAGTAATAATGGAGTTGCAAAAGGAGATTTCTTTTTCAAATAACCTAAAGTTCGTCGGCAAAAAAATAAAAGTTCTTATTGAATCGCTGGAAGGACAATATTATATCGGTCGCTCATATCGTGATGCACCTGAAGTTGATGGCGAAGTATTAATACTGTCCGAGGGAAATAAATTAGATATTGGTAATTTTTATGATGTGGAAATTTATGATAATAATGAATATGATTTGTTCGGAAAAATTATTTTTTAA
- a CDS encoding zinc ribbon domain-containing protein, whose product MPVCPNCKSEYVQGIKFCPDCQTALVEPSEIEEHILSEEQWVVVYTSSEEYEIEMLRDNLESAGIAAAMLSQKDRSFPAPGDLSIVKLLIKKEDLETGLIFIQNFLDSKEETEDEDQ is encoded by the coding sequence ATGCCGGTATGCCCGAATTGTAAAAGTGAATACGTGCAGGGGATAAAATTCTGTCCTGATTGTCAGACTGCACTTGTCGAGCCTTCAGAAATTGAAGAGCACATTCTTAGTGAAGAGCAATGGGTGGTGGTTTATACTTCAAGCGAAGAATATGAAATTGAAATGCTTCGCGATAATCTGGAAAGTGCAGGAATTGCTGCTGCTATGCTTTCACAAAAAGATAGGAGTTTTCCTGCACCTGGAGATTTATCTATTGTGAAATTGTTGATTAAAAAAGAAGATCTGGAAACAGGATTGATTTTCATCCAGAATTTTCTTGATAGCAAAGAAGAAACAGAAGACGAGGATCAATGA
- a CDS encoding 1-phosphofructokinase, whose product MILTVTINPLLERRLYFSEVSLGKSHRSAKEFLKSGGKGINVSSQLNRLEIRNLAFLFLGGINGKLLRNTLNDEKIIFTAISTKQETRNCSVIIDESKSIATSFFSPNAIISIEESNEFKLKLDKIIQNCEMVVFSGSSPCEEADDIFPFGIEAANKYDKISICDTYGSHLSACLEKSPTIVHNNIDEVESSLNISLKSEKGKTEYLESLYSKGIKQAYLTDGEKEIYASTLDYKFKIIPPKIAAIDSTGSGDAFTAGIVYGWHHDLTFDETIKLACSLGSVNAGGFSVCEVLKQQAEKYLDDRSDTLNREKK is encoded by the coding sequence ATGATCCTCACTGTAACCATAAACCCTCTCCTTGAAAGAAGACTTTATTTTTCAGAAGTCTCCTTAGGAAAATCGCACCGAAGCGCGAAAGAATTTCTTAAGTCCGGCGGAAAAGGCATAAATGTAAGCAGTCAGTTGAACAGACTTGAAATTCGAAACCTTGCTTTTCTTTTCCTTGGAGGAATAAACGGCAAACTTCTCCGAAATACTTTAAATGATGAAAAAATAATTTTTACCGCAATCAGCACAAAACAAGAAACGCGAAATTGCTCAGTTATCATTGATGAAAGCAAAAGTATTGCCACCTCCTTCTTTTCTCCTAATGCAATTATTTCAATTGAAGAGTCAAACGAATTTAAATTAAAACTCGATAAGATTATTCAGAATTGTGAGATGGTTGTGTTCTCCGGCAGTTCGCCGTGTGAAGAAGCTGATGATATTTTCCCCTTTGGAATTGAAGCCGCAAATAAATATGATAAAATTTCCATCTGTGATACATACGGCTCTCATCTTAGCGCCTGTCTGGAAAAATCACCCACCATTGTACACAACAATATTGACGAAGTAGAATCATCGCTGAATATTTCCTTAAAATCTGAAAAAGGAAAAACTGAATACCTCGAATCGCTGTATTCAAAGGGAATTAAACAGGCTTATCTTACTGACGGAGAGAAGGAAATTTATGCTTCCACTCTTGATTATAAATTTAAAATTATTCCTCCCAAAATTGCTGCAATTGACTCAACCGGCAGCGGCGATGCATTCACTGCCGGGATAGTTTATGGCTGGCATCACGATTTAACTTTTGACGAAACGATTAAACTTGCCTGCTCGCTTGGCAGTGTTAATGCCGGCGGTTTTTCTGTTTGTGAAGTTCTTAAACAGCAGGCAGAAAAATATTTGGATGATCGTTCAGATACTCTCAATCGGGAAAAAAAATGA
- a CDS encoding phosphatidate cytidylyltransferase — protein sequence MKAGNTATRIIVSIFGIPIIIAASYFGKIYFLLFICAIALTAFREFSQIAEKKNAFVNKSIGYAAVIYFILNSYYSIWDVYSSVLVLVLILLLVELFRNNNSAVMNLSATLLGVFYIGFFMSSLIGMREMFIDPFYYRGGYLIISIMAAIWICDSAAYFGGTALGKHKLFRRVSPNKSWEGAIFGLIFAILTMLLAKEIVLQFLSFNLIFIIGLTVGVFGQIGDLIESLFKRDAHIKDSSSIIPGHGGVLDRFDSLVYSAPIIFLLLKYFY from the coding sequence ATGAAAGCCGGCAATACTGCCACGAGAATTATTGTCTCTATTTTTGGTATTCCGATAATTATTGCTGCAAGCTATTTCGGTAAAATTTATTTTCTTTTGTTTATTTGTGCGATTGCACTGACAGCTTTCCGGGAGTTCAGTCAGATTGCTGAAAAGAAAAATGCATTCGTGAATAAATCAATCGGGTATGCGGCAGTAATTTATTTTATACTTAATTCATACTACTCGATTTGGGATGTGTATTCATCGGTATTGGTGTTAGTGCTTATTTTGCTTTTAGTTGAACTTTTTAGAAATAATAATTCGGCTGTTATGAATTTGTCCGCCACATTGCTGGGTGTATTTTACATCGGATTTTTTATGAGTTCATTAATTGGAATGAGAGAGATGTTTATTGACCCATTTTATTATCGCGGAGGATACTTGATAATAAGCATAATGGCAGCAATATGGATTTGTGATTCTGCAGCATATTTCGGCGGCACAGCTTTGGGCAAACATAAACTTTTTCGCCGGGTCAGTCCAAACAAAAGTTGGGAAGGGGCAATATTCGGTTTAATCTTTGCCATTCTAACTATGCTTCTCGCAAAAGAAATCGTGTTGCAATTCTTGTCATTCAACTTGATATTTATAATTGGACTTACTGTTGGTGTGTTTGGACAAATTGGCGACCTGATTGAATCATTGTTTAAACGAGATGCACACATTAAAGATTCTTCATCAATCATTCCCGGACATGGCGGAGTGCTCGATAGATTTGATTCCTTGGTGTATTCAGCACCGATTATTTTTTTACTGTTGAAATATTTTTATTAG
- a CDS encoding GWxTD domain-containing protein — MRIKSNDFRFWKSKDPNPQDEQNEVFNEYYRRVAYANEQFSHYNEGWQTDRGWCIFFWVRQTILIVTLSIMIQSPTKFGNITILIVNLFFLMTRVLEIIV; from the coding sequence GTGAGGATAAAATCAAACGATTTTAGATTTTGGAAAAGCAAAGACCCCAACCCGCAGGATGAACAGAATGAAGTCTTTAACGAATATTATCGCCGCGTGGCTTATGCAAATGAACAGTTTTCGCATTACAACGAAGGCTGGCAAACTGATCGGGGATGGTGTATATTCTTTTGGGTCCGCCAAACAATATTGATCGTCACCCTTTCGATTATGATTCAAAGCCCTACGAAGTTTGGCAATATTACGATATTAATCGTCAATTTGTTTTTCTTGATGACACGGGTTTTGGAGATTATCGTTTAG
- a CDS encoding DUF3108 domain-containing protein — MTKIFVQLVILIPFVVAAQTTQVDFRKLENHAFKEGEKLTFDVKYGFVTAGIATMEIPEIKKISGRNTYHVTFEVNTVPSFDWVYKVRDRYETYLDVEGIFPWRFEQHIREGSYSRDFSAFFDQRKGKAKTSEGEYDLPRYTHDIVSALYYARTLDYSSMKVDDRIHLQNFYKDKVYDLDVKYLGRETISVEAGKFDCIIVEPLVKEGGLFKNEGSIVVWLTNDALKIPIKVKTKVVIGSIDAELTKYEGVAGKLTSKK; from the coding sequence ATGACAAAAATATTTGTTCAATTAGTAATACTGATTCCATTTGTAGTGGCTGCGCAAACTACTCAAGTTGATTTCAGAAAGTTAGAAAACCATGCATTTAAGGAGGGTGAGAAACTTACTTTTGATGTTAAGTATGGTTTTGTTACAGCCGGCATTGCGACAATGGAAATCCCGGAAATAAAAAAAATATCGGGAAGAAATACCTATCATGTAACATTCGAAGTAAACACAGTTCCAAGTTTCGACTGGGTCTATAAAGTCCGTGATCGTTATGAAACTTATCTTGATGTCGAGGGAATTTTCCCATGGCGTTTTGAACAACACATTCGTGAAGGTAGTTACAGCCGTGATTTCTCTGCTTTCTTTGATCAGCGCAAAGGTAAAGCAAAAACCTCCGAAGGCGAATATGATCTTCCGCGTTACACTCACGATATTGTTTCAGCTTTGTACTATGCTCGAACTCTCGACTATTCAAGCATGAAAGTTGATGATAGAATTCATCTGCAAAATTTTTATAAAGATAAAGTTTATGATCTTGATGTAAAATATCTCGGCAGGGAAACCATCAGTGTTGAAGCTGGAAAGTTTGATTGCATAATTGTAGAACCACTTGTTAAAGAAGGAGGGTTGTTCAAAAACGAGGGGAGTATTGTAGTTTGGTTGACCAATGATGCACTAAAAATTCCAATAAAGGTAAAGACAAAAGTTGTTATTGGTTCGATTGATGCTGAACTTACTAAATACGAGGGAGTTGCAGGAAAACTTACTTCGAAGAAATAG
- a CDS encoding DNA-3-methyladenine glycosylase, producing MKTTFTFDKLPLKFYKRDVLIVARELLGKTLIRKKNNLTFAGIIVETEAYNGKTDQAAHSFNGMTKRNETMFKGGGYLYVYFTYGNHYCCNVVTGNPGDGCAVLIRSVEPINDIKTMTINRYSKSTISDKELLNLTNGPGKLCKAFSIDLKDNAANLSDDQIFILNSNKNKLGNISTSKRIGISKSVDLPWRFFITNNKFVSRK from the coding sequence ATGAAAACTACATTTACTTTTGATAAATTACCTCTAAAGTTTTATAAACGTGATGTTTTAATTGTGGCAAGGGAATTGCTCGGTAAGACTCTAATCAGAAAAAAAAATAATTTAACTTTTGCGGGAATTATTGTGGAAACAGAAGCATACAACGGAAAAACAGATCAGGCAGCACATTCCTTTAACGGGATGACAAAAAGAAACGAAACTATGTTTAAAGGTGGAGGCTATCTTTATGTATATTTTACTTATGGGAACCATTATTGCTGCAATGTTGTAACCGGTAATCCTGGTGACGGTTGTGCAGTTCTTATTCGTTCAGTAGAACCAATAAATGATATTAAAACAATGACAATAAATAGATATTCTAAATCTACTATTTCAGATAAAGAATTATTAAATCTTACAAATGGGCCGGGGAAACTTTGTAAAGCATTTTCAATTGATCTCAAAGATAACGCTGCAAACTTAAGCGATGATCAAATATTCATACTTAATTCTAATAAAAATAAATTAGGAAATATTTCAACTTCGAAAAGAATAGGCATCAGTAAATCGGTTGATCTCCCCTGGCGATTCTTCATTACTAACAATAAGTTTGTCTCACGAAAATGA
- a CDS encoding BamA/TamA family outer membrane protein, with translation MQRKLEGSLEYLATEDISAAVLVGTESIIPSQNANNYTRIFNSSILTTGVNLKIDTRDDPYAPKGGVMFINSYSLSRKKLIGPQEFITPDLETNINLQRFTFSFWGFYELFTNQVIAVGVTGKELRGSFFEESDLFRLGGNNSLRGYREEQFLGSRVAWSNLEYRFLLTRRSYAFAFFDTGYYLRNADEERNILKSEDFNIGYGIGLSIETGLGVLAVSFALAKGDSFSDGKIHFGIINEF, from the coding sequence GTGCAGAGAAAACTGGAAGGCAGTCTTGAATATCTTGCAACTGAAGATATATCAGCCGCGGTTTTAGTGGGGACCGAATCAATTATCCCTTCTCAAAATGCTAACAATTACACGCGGATATTTAATTCGTCAATTCTAACTACCGGAGTAAATCTGAAAATTGATACACGTGATGACCCTTATGCACCAAAGGGTGGTGTTATGTTTATCAACAGTTATTCGTTGAGTAGAAAAAAACTAATTGGGCCGCAAGAATTTATTACCCCTGATCTTGAAACGAACATCAACCTTCAACGATTCACTTTCTCTTTCTGGGGATTTTATGAATTGTTTACAAATCAGGTAATTGCGGTTGGAGTAACGGGCAAAGAATTGCGCGGGTCATTTTTTGAAGAGAGTGATTTATTCAGGCTGGGGGGAAACAATTCTCTGCGCGGTTATCGCGAAGAACAATTTCTCGGTTCGCGTGTTGCATGGTCGAATCTTGAATATAGATTTCTTCTTACGCGCCGCAGTTATGCTTTCGCTTTTTTCGACACAGGCTATTATCTTCGTAATGCGGATGAAGAAAGAAATATTTTAAAGAGCGAAGATTTCAATATTGGTTACGGTATTGGTTTAAGTATCGAAACAGGACTCGGTGTGTTAGCAGTTAGTTTCGCATTGGCTAAAGGCGATTCATTCAGCGACGGTAAAATCCATTTTGGAATTATCAATGAATTTTAA
- a CDS encoding glycosyltransferase family 9 protein, whose amino-acid sequence MIVPESLLIVRTDRIGDVVLSLPIARLIKKYYPACKVTFLVRNYTESIVCNNPDIDEIIILKEKGKKIALNENINQIKKKHFDSALVVYPTLPTAWIIYQTGIKHRVGTGYRWYSFLFNHKVFQHRKYAEHHELEFNIKMLTRFGIDESITQEGIKFNISVDSNSISKLKTLLKLNGWQPNKKIIIVHPGSGGSSVDLSQEKFRELINKLSPMENHLLIVTGTSSEKLLADKLTVNTQAINLAGDLNLNELIALISLCDIFISNSTGPIHIAAALDKYTIGFYPKIVECSAKRWGPYSTKGFVFEPAIDCSNCNRRQCEQLKCMNSINTNDVLNKVNEIIYNLSSQRS is encoded by the coding sequence ATGATCGTACCCGAAAGTTTACTTATAGTTAGAACAGATAGAATCGGAGACGTTGTTCTTTCTTTACCGATTGCAAGATTAATTAAAAAATATTATCCTGCTTGTAAAGTGACTTTCCTCGTTAGAAATTATACCGAGTCAATCGTTTGTAACAACCCCGATATTGATGAAATTATAATTCTTAAGGAAAAAGGAAAGAAGATAGCACTCAATGAAAATATTAATCAGATAAAGAAGAAACATTTTGATTCTGCATTGGTGGTTTACCCTACCTTACCAACTGCATGGATTATCTATCAAACTGGAATTAAGCACCGGGTGGGCACTGGTTACAGGTGGTATTCTTTTTTATTCAATCACAAAGTTTTTCAACACCGTAAGTATGCAGAGCATCACGAGCTTGAGTTTAATATAAAGATGCTTACCAGGTTCGGTATAGATGAATCAATTACGCAAGAAGGTATTAAATTCAATATCAGTGTTGATTCTAATTCGATATCTAAATTAAAAACACTTTTAAAGTTAAATGGATGGCAGCCAAATAAAAAAATTATCATTGTTCATCCTGGAAGCGGCGGAAGTTCGGTTGATCTTTCTCAAGAAAAATTTAGAGAACTGATTAATAAATTAAGTCCGATGGAAAATCATCTCTTAATTGTTACCGGCACCTCGTCGGAGAAATTATTGGCTGATAAATTAACTGTCAATACTCAAGCTATTAATTTAGCCGGTGATTTAAACCTGAATGAATTAATAGCACTGATAAGTTTATGCGATATTTTTATTTCAAACTCAACCGGACCTATTCATATTGCTGCAGCACTCGATAAATACACGATTGGGTTTTATCCTAAAATTGTTGAATGTTCTGCTAAAAGGTGGGGACCTTATTCTACAAAAGGTTTTGTTTTTGAACCAGCAATTGACTGCTCAAATTGCAACCGCCGGCAGTGCGAGCAATTGAAGTGTATGAATTCTATAAATACAAATGATGTATTAAATAAAGTAAACGAAATTATTTATAATTTATCTTCACAACGGAGCTAA